Proteins encoded together in one Variovorax paradoxus window:
- a CDS encoding ferritin-like domain-containing protein: MTQAKTPSERSDMNLDPITGEPGSHPVGTGAGATGGALAGAAVGAIGGPAGAVAGMLVGAVAGGMGGKAVAERINPTAEHSHWKSAYTREPYYEPGLSYEHYAPAYELGWSRRATVDDDFAAVEPSLAQEWETRRGTSSLAWEQARPASHAAWERADRLYMREEDSSFPEGDPLSNDDVVDVLNDVLENTRDGEAGFRTCAEEVETPQLKQLFATRAAQCREAAAQLSQLVVSYGGEPADGGTASGALHRGWVHLKGTVGANSELSILEECERGEDAAVARYRKALRQPLPQDVREVVQSQAYAAQRNHDQIRDLRNEARAARA, translated from the coding sequence ATGACACAAGCCAAGACCCCCTCCGAGCGCAGCGACATGAATCTTGACCCCATCACCGGTGAACCCGGCTCGCATCCGGTCGGCACGGGCGCGGGTGCCACCGGCGGCGCCCTCGCCGGCGCTGCTGTCGGTGCCATCGGCGGACCGGCAGGCGCGGTAGCCGGCATGCTCGTGGGCGCCGTGGCCGGCGGCATGGGCGGCAAGGCCGTGGCAGAGCGCATCAACCCCACCGCGGAACATAGCCACTGGAAAAGCGCCTACACGCGCGAGCCTTATTACGAACCGGGCCTGAGCTACGAGCACTACGCGCCCGCCTACGAACTCGGCTGGAGCCGGCGCGCAACGGTGGACGACGACTTCGCGGCCGTTGAGCCGTCGCTGGCGCAAGAATGGGAAACACGCCGTGGCACTTCGTCGCTCGCCTGGGAGCAGGCGCGGCCTGCATCGCATGCAGCGTGGGAGCGCGCCGACCGGCTCTACATGCGCGAAGAAGACTCGTCGTTCCCCGAGGGCGATCCGCTCTCAAACGACGACGTGGTGGATGTGTTGAACGATGTGCTCGAGAACACGCGCGACGGCGAGGCGGGCTTTCGCACCTGTGCCGAAGAGGTCGAAACGCCCCAGCTGAAGCAGCTGTTCGCCACGCGCGCCGCGCAGTGTCGCGAAGCCGCGGCGCAACTCTCGCAGCTGGTGGTCTCCTACGGCGGAGAGCCGGCGGACGGCGGTACCGCCTCGGGCGCGCTGCACCGCGGCTGGGTGCATCTGAAGGGCACGGTGGGCGCGAACAGCGAGCTGTCCATCCTCGAGGAATGCGAGCGCGGCGAGGACGCGGCGGTCGCGCGCTATCGCAAGGCCTTGCGACAGCCACTGCCTCAGGATGTGCGCGAGGTGGTGCAGTCGCAGGCGTATGCCGCGCAGCGCAACCACGATCAGATCCGTGACCTGCGCAACGAGGCACGCGCGGCGCGCGCCTGA